The Vigna angularis cultivar LongXiaoDou No.4 chromosome 9, ASM1680809v1, whole genome shotgun sequence DNA window AAGTGTATCATCTAAAATAGTGTATCAATGATATTATTTGCATTACGACCATTATTCGAACCATTATAACACATGTTAACAACATAAGAATAACCAATGTCACATTTGATAATCTGCACACGACTAATAAGCGAAAGACACTGATGGAAATAATAACTAAGTGATGTGGATCACTTATTAGGATTATCATTCTCATTATCTTTAAGTTTAGTTACtttgtttctttatattttcctATCTGCATAAGACATGCACATCTGAATCCCTAATTTCAGatctattacttttttttattaggaCAATTGTGACCTATGATTATATTAATTAGGATAATTACTACACATCATCCCACTAATCAAGGATTTcttcatttctttattttatcaattgggATAGTTGTTACGAATGATCCTATTAATTATGAATATCTTTGTAAGTAAGCCTTTGTAAAGGCAGATCTGAGGGAAATATTATTAATGAGAAATTACTTTTAGAAAAACTTCTTAAAAGGGTCTCTGTCAAAGATGAGGCTGCTTCTCACTTTACCAGTCACAAGAAGGCTCATAACACTAGGATCCACATCTTCACAGCTTCACAATTTTCAGTAATAAGCAtacatataaaaacaaaagacaaGAAAACACTGAACGGTGACAGAGCAAAACAACAGAATAGCCAAGGGTCAGAGATGAACGATTTCACAATCCCAATAAAACAAAGCAAAGAGTTTTGGTCCCAGGTCTGATGTTGTTCCTACATTCATGTCAAAGTCACGGACCTTCATGACAAAGAAGGATGGATGAATGACTGTGACTGTTTTacttctcctttcttttctaATAAGCATTTGCCAAATCAAAGCATGTCAGCATCTGCATGTTTCCCAGCTTTCAAAGAGTGGTGGAACTGAAGCTTTTTACATCTTTTGAGATGTTCAAAAATATTAGATGGCTTATAACACATGTATCAACTCATACACATTCTCTTGTATAAttctcaataaaataaatgaaaacaatataTTCTTCCACAAAACAACAAAGCATTATCCCATTGGGTATATATTCTTCTATATACTAATCTAAAATtccaaatcttttttttttgtcatcgtAAAATAACTAACTTATGATAAGACTTCAAAACTATGAAGTCTATTGTTGCTAGACATCAGAAACGCAGCCATTATGGTCCAGCAGTTGTTAGTTGTAGAATATTCCAGAGCACAACAAAATAGTGTAAAAACTGATATCACATCAAAATTCTTTGATTATTGACTCAATGTGATGAAACCTTTGAGcataattatattacaaataatgAAGATTATGATTGAATTTCATAAATGTTAAAAACCATGTATAAAAGCAATACATACTTCCATATTTATCTGAGATTCCAAATCCTGTTCTCTGTCTatgtaaaaattgtattaataccTTGAAGCTATGAAAAGTCTAGTGTTGCTTGACTATAAACAGCATATGGTGTTATGTTCTGCAGTTGAAAGTTAAAGAATATTCCCAAGTCCAACTAGGCATACACTCGCCAGATCAGATTAGAGTAAAATTCTTTGATTCTTGTCTAAACCTTATGAAATATTAGAACATAATTACTATTATAAAGgttgagaaaaataaacaacGAATGACTATGACACAAACGAAGAACATGATCAAATTTCACACAAATTACAAGTATGCAAGAGAGTGTACCATCATAGAGATTCAAGACTTCACAATGGACCAAATCGAGCACAGTAATGAATGAAACACAATGAGAAACAAGAAATGGATTCTATGGTGCACTTTCAGCTGAAAACGGCAAGCCTGCTAACAATATATGGAAGCATACCTAATTTCGGGGTATACCATGATCTTCTTGGCCCTTACTCCTTGCAGTGTCTGGTTCATGTCTGGTATATTTCTCCAGATCAGTAGCCTTCAGAGAGCCAATGGGAACTTATGAGAGACAgatgtaatattatatttatgcaTTTAAAAAGGTTACTAAACTGGAACAAAAAATAAAGGACATATTCATCTAACCTATATGTATGTTACAAAACATCCATAAGCAGCATACAGTTACAACTCACAGGAAATTTAATATGCACAAATACCAATTAATCCAGAACAATAATCTAAGATTTTGATCATAGGAATTGTAACCACAGTACAAAGAACCCTGATAGCCTGTTTCCCCCAGACTTACAATATATAGCCAGAactgaaaatttaatttgacaAGGAAAGATCCTATTTTAAGAGTATATATAAAGAGAACAGTTCTGGTCAAATTCTCTAGGACCCTAACTGGAGCATTCAGACTTTGACCAGAACAAGAactacttaaaaaattatattagtgGCAGCCCAAGAACTCATTAGTTGATATAAAACATGTTCATCCACATCTTCATAAAAATTCAATTGCATTGGACTTCCAACAAGATACGCAACACAATGGTAACATTTAAATGCAGAATAGGTTCAATACTGCAATCAAATTTTGGTACACATCTTTGAGATTCTTCACTGAACATATCTAACAATGTtgttacatttaaaaatagatCTTCAGGCAGGATGGTGCAACAtataacaaaaccaaaaaaaccTCTGAAACATTTATTCAACAAGTAGACCAACTCCTACACATTAACAGTTGAAAATTGTGTCACGCGCCATTAAGCATAAATTATGGTTAATGTCTTGAATGCCTCTTGACAAAGAGAAGGCAAAGATCTGTCTGAAAAATATCAgttgaataaaaattacaagGGACGGATTCATATTTGTGCCAAAGTTCCATCTAAAGTGTAGAATGGTATCCCTTTCACCCAACTAGAGATGATATCTGCACCCACCCAAGGAGGTTGTGTACTTTCGATTTTATTCTGGTGATCAATGATACCTGCCtcttatattgtttaatttattagcCAATCATGTATTCAAGCTTCATATATCATGGCATTTGTCACAAAAACAACCCTGGTATAAGAATCCATAAACATCATAATTTTGAAGTTCTAGAGAGGGGGGAAACTGGGTGTACCTGAAAGCATTTGTTATGGCACCAAAAACCTTCATTCTTCAATTCAATACTAAGGAGATATTCACGGCATGTGCCAAGAAGAAATAAACAACGAGGCTGAGCTACAGATGCTGTATTGGGTTGTCTCACCCCTATGGCATAAAGTCAATGATCTTCAAATTGAACCAGAAGCTAAATGATCTCTTGCATAcaagaaatgagaaaatatataaagCAAATGGCCAGAGAGTACAAAGCATACAAGTCAGAGAAAATTTGACGCACACACAAtagttaaatatgaaaataaataaccaGTAGTTCCTCAAGTACATACAAATATCTTTCTAAGTTCTAAAGCAGATCACTTAAAACACTGATGTGCATTATAAGGACCAAGATTAAACAGGGAAAAGCCGAAGGCCATGAACAAGGTTAACTGATATAGTCATACTCATAACGAAGTTATGTGCAAGAAGCATACTGGTTACACTTTACAGATCCACaagcaataataataaataataaatacaccTAAAAGGCATGAAGTGAGCGGCTCCAATCTTCTGTATACATAAATGTACAATCCCTCTTCTTCTATTTGTTGGAAGGGGTAAATAGCCATTAGCCAGGACAACAGAATTTGATCTCTAAGTTAGAGTAGATTAACTTGAATGTTCATGACACTATAAAATCTCTCCATGACGGAATCCACTATCTCCACAATCAGCACCAGTATCCAAAGCACAAGGAGAATCATACCATTTAGAATTGTCCTGGTAGAAACTATCAACCTGAATACAGCCAAGACCTACTACATCCGAAACTATCCCCTCATCATGTCTGATCATTCTGATGGGCTTGGATAGTTTACTATCCTCCTCACAATCAAGAATGCTCTTCTCATCAAAGTCACTGCACTTCAACCACTTTTCAGGCTTACAACTGTCACTCATGAGATCCTTCTCACTCCTGCACTCGGTCCTCATCTGATCCCCCCATGAAACAACCTCCCCCAGTGTCCGGCCAAAACTGTCCTCATCATCCTCAATCAGCTCTGTGTCCTTGCCATCACCATAAATCCTCTCATGATGGTTACTCCAGTTAGCAAGATCATTATCCCCAACCAACACATCATCCACCTTATCTGTGATCAACTCGGCTGGCTTCAACCCCACCTCCCCTATGCTCCTAACCTTATTCAAAACCTCGTATAATTCCCTGGAAATCGACCCCAACAAATCCCTCGGCATCTTTGCAACCTTTCCCTCCAACATCCCCACCTCATTCCTCAACTCCTGAACCTGTTGCAGCACTGAAAACTGCAAATCCCCACCATCCTCCTTCCCCAACAACCCAAACCCCCCCTCCCCATCCATCTCCTCACTCACCCCATACACATTCTCCTGATCCATCAAATACCCACCACCCTTATGCCCAACAACCCTATGCATAATCCTGGCATTCCCATCCAAAGGCCCAGGCTCATGCCCAGAATGCACAGCATAAAGCTTAAAAACCGCCACCCCTTCTTCCTGATACACAAAACTCTTATCCTTCTCATTGTAATTCGCAATAGGCACAATAGCCCTAATCCTAAACCCACATCCACACCTCTTGGAAGCGTAAGGCTCCCTCTTCAAAACCTTAGATTTCTTAGCAGCAGGTTCACCAGCCCGATGGCAAGCATAGTCCTTTACCTCAGCCATGAAAGGCTTATACCTAATATACTTCTGTCTGATGCAAAGAACGACCTTATGCTTAGCCGCAAGCTGCTGGAGCCTTGAGGGCACTTCCCTAGCCGGAACATCGAAGCTCTCAGTATACTCAAAGCGGCGGCGCTTACCGCGAGAGGCTGAGGGTTCAGCAGAGCCCTCCGCCGCACAGCAGGCGGGGCAGGCGGCGACACAGACGCGGATGAAGCTCTCCGGGATGCCGTAGAACTTGGCCCCGACGGTCCAGTGCTGCTTGATGCGTTCGAGGGTGTCCTTGAGGTTGAGGTGGTTGAGGTCGGTGTCGGCGTGGTGGGACATGACGATTTGCTGCCATTGCTCCACGTGGGGGACGAACTGGTGAGGGTTGGTTTTGAAGCAGAGGAAGTGGGAGTTGGTGGAGGGGTCGTGGTGGGTGGTGAGTTTGTCTTGGATGCGTTTCCAGGCAGTGAGGTAGGCAGTGTCCTCGTTCCGGTCCTTCCAGACGGTGCGCCAGGAGGCCAGGACGTTGCGCGGGGTGGCGCCGCGGATGTCGGAGGGGGAGGGAAGGCGACGGAGGAGGAGAGAGCGGAGCATGAGGGCGTGGGAGGATGGGGTGAAGGTGTAGAACTGAGAGGAGATGTGAGGGTCGGGGGAGATGAAGAGGGGTTTGGAGGGAGGAGAGGGGGAGGAGTGGGAGGATGAGGGCGAGGAGGGGAAGAGGAGGGAGAAGGACGAGGAGGAAGGGTCCGTCAGAGGCGGCGGCGGAGGAGACAGATCCGAAGGGTGTGGGAGGAATAGGTCGTCTTCTTCCTCTCGCTTGTTGGAATTCATGGAACAAAACTCTGAATCCAAATaaccaagaagaagaaaatggggAAAGTGAACAGTGActttatctctctctctctctctctgtgcTTCTGTTGCTGAggttttgtgttgtgttgtgttgagTTGTGTTTGATGTGTCTGACATGTGTGTCTGTTTggtttgggtttgggtttggATTTGGGTTTGATGAAGGCtcgttttttgtttttttcttcttggtgTTTTCTCCTTTTATCCTTTACCTCACTCTGCTTAggaataaaagtaataataataataaataataataataatatttggatGCTAAAACAACATCCTAACAAGAAAGATTTGTGTTAATTTATAATGGTAATTTTTAGACTGTGATAAATGTTTGTATGATGGACATTTTATGTAGTTTGTTACTTGTAATTTAACTTGAcaatgtaattataaatttgatcTAGTAAAAACGGGAATGGAAAATCTTAAATTGAGGAGATTAAATTCAAACTAAAAATTAAgataagaataaaaatgtattttaacttgggtaacattttttcttcaagTTTTATCTAAGGAATTCATCTCATTTGTATGAACCTAATACTTTTTCTCAGGATGACTCTAGTATATAACAACATACAACTTTTATGAGTAAGGATGAGATGGAAAAAGTTGTTAAGTGCATGAAATTGTATAAAGCTCCAAGGTCTTTCAGTTTTTAGGTAATTTTCttgacattttatttattataattattttgatcatGCAGTATGTGAAcatagtttttttattgtatataatttAGAGATCATGTGTCTATTATCTACTTAAATTATTGAGATTATTCGTCAccttatatctttttatttaaaaaaatttattaaataatgttgaATCTAGTACAAGCTAGATTTTAATTAAGGTTGTGTTTGTTTCGGagttaatattattaaagtggACGTGTAAGGATGTATTTGTGAGTGTCATATGTTTCTTTCGAGGAATTTGAAACGATGTGAATGCAAGGATACGTGAGAGGGAAGGAGTTTCACATTTGTGCATGGAGATGAGATGTGGAGGAATGTATTGTTTCACATTTTTCCCAGTTTTGCTGAATAATGTTAATTTCGTCCctcattttaaaagtgtttgaaattggtccttacttattaaattttgcgtCAGCGTCGTTCCTTCCTTCCGTTAAACAGAAACAAACGACGCTAATAGATTGATGACCTGACAGTAGATAGTGCTTACGGGTCATTAATCCTTTGACTCAATCACTCATTCTGTCCTTTCTGTTTCTCCCTCATCACATTCAAGCCAAGAGCTTGAAACTTCTGTTTTTCTCTCAATCGCGGACGATCCAATGTTGGAGCGAGGATGATCTACGTCTTGAGCAGAGGCAAAGACCTCACGGCGACGATGACAAAGCAAAGGCGCGACTATTGCGAGGCAGAGGCACGACGAAGGTGTAGCGAGAGCACGTCGAAAGCTTCTGCATTTCGCGAAGAGGGCATCTGCGTGTTGCGACGAGGGTTTCGTTTGAGGATTTTTGGGTTCTCTGTTATCGTTTGAGGCTAGCGTTTTGGGATGAATGATTTTGGTTCTCTAATCTACAGGTTCTGATTCGTGGCACaatcttcctcctcctcctcctctgaAATTGCAATTAGGATTTTGATTTGTTCTCGGATTTTGGGGGTTTTCGTTCTAGATTATGCAATTTAGGGTTTCTATGATTGCAAATCGTTCTTGCAATTTGGGTTTTGAAATTGGggttttattttccttttcgaTTTCGGAGGTTTTGTTATGATATCTGAGTTTTGTCATTTGGGAGGTAGGGGTTCGTTCTAAATTGATTTATGTGGTTTTTGGTCTTGTAATCTTGATCTTGCAATTCTTGTTCTTGTTGGGGTTGAAGATGGAGTGGCCATGGGGTTTCTGCCAAAGAAATCGGCTCAACGGTGGTTGTCTGGGTTGCGGCAGGGGAAACACTGTTTAGGCTTTCAAATTTTGGGTTTCTTTCCTGATTTCTCTCTTGGGTTGAGATTCTATTTCTTCTACATTGATTCAAGGCTTGAATTGGAGCTTCTGATTCTCTTTTCTGTTTTGCAATTTGAGAAGGTGAGGtctttggtttttgttttggcTCTTCGTGTTGATCTGAGTTTGGGTTTCATGAGCTCGCATATTTGTTTGGGTCAGCGTTTGGGTTTGAGGGTGGTGGTTTTCTAACTCAATTTTTCCTTAATTTCAACCACCAAATTTGTTAATATCCAACTCAACCTGTAATTAAATAACATGTTAGTAGAGGTGTCATTTGAGCCCCTGGCCCATGGATTGACCCTAACCCCTTCTAAAATCAAGCCCCAAGGGGGCTTTTTAGAAGCCCCAACCCCTAAAGCCCCACACAAAGTGGGTTGGGGTAGGGTTAGGATGGGGCTAGCccccaaactaaattaattcacttttaatgtttttttagttatttcttttatttactttacaagttcaataattttcaaaatttacatgatatttaatatcttttttaattaaatataaatgtataaatattgattttataaaaacttatttaaaataattttttaattataagtatattttaaacatataattttattattttggaaagttaaaaaagaaaattattattattatttttatttaaaagaaaatgaaaaaaatttcaaaaaagaaattataaaagtaacacagttgaaaatttgatttttcaataatcgaattctgatatctatataaatatttgaaatattaattatggatagattttaaattcaaatctactgattggatgaatttttaatatcggtgtaaaatttttattttttatagtttgtcatataaaattcttttgttgaatgttttgtatagatatatatacattaaaaaattaaaccacaaactttgtaaagtttaaaattaatttcacgtaataaaataactaactttttagtgaaaatccttgttaggcaaaattcttataaatatcatatatgttagtatacaagatctagatgtaatcctagtggttataaaatcatattttttttctaatcttttagattatattaatattttaaaatcatacttatctttatccaacaaagatcgtttttattgaattatttatcataattgagccgattgtaataaaaaataattaaataatagatacaatattttaacataaatataatattataatttataatactaaaattaaaattattattgtatttaattattaacatataaaataaataataattataataataaataaattacatcaatgtctcttaataagaaactaataaaaaagacaaatgaatataatataaaatatatgaaaaagacataaaaatatataaattgatgtaaatgactaaattatacgtttcataaatttttttttaaaagaattatataactttgtaaataataaatattaattttattaaatttggaaaattaaaaaagttattaagtcaaaattttaacatgttcacaccaattaaaaataatgtaattttgatcacaaatcttaatcgaatgatattgatttaaactAGTGACAAAATAGATTACCATCTACAAATAAATTCGTtagtccatcaaaattttacaaattaaattaaattttttaacttttaaacctattttatgtgGATATCTCTAAACCGtcaaatttacaaaccaaaattaagaaaccaaaattaagatgaaaaaattatcaaaacaaaatttggaaattaaggaataattgtataaaaacattattattaaactaattaatatagaaacagttatgaagtagaaaattaattttattggcaaaaaaatataattatgcatgaatcaattatggttataagttattactaacaaagacaaaatgaaagctggataaaaaatacacatgatttgtgattacttgtatgatgatattatgtttctggacgttaaattttgtaaaaaggaaagCCCATGGGCTGGCCCTGGCCTATAGGGTTTTAGGGGTTTTTAGCCCTATgggcttttttaataaaaagttattttgacCCTATGGActtttttggccccaacccacATGGGCTAGGGCCAAATCTTATTAAAGGGGCTCATTTGACACCTCTACATGTTAGCATgcacaaaattaaataatgagaTGTTACTAACTGCTGCCACATCATCACCCCATTAATTCCGTTTGGTTAaataacggaagggactaatttgactcaaagTGAGGGtccatttcaaacacttttataacagggactaaattgagatttgtcaaCGAAACTGAGACTAAATTGACTATGAAACCaaaagttttttataatttatgaataatgtAATGGatgtgatagattaaaaaaatgttctaattgatataaatatatgattaagtACTAATTTACTCTTGTGTAGAGatgtgatataaatttaaatataaatagtggaaattatattaaaatgaaattgatttttttatttattataaaagaatattaaattttttaaaagaaatttgtaggaatagttttaaataaaatttcttaaataataacttttatattattatttaatttgcatCATGGTTTATGctttatttaaacttaattatgattattatatctttttatacataaattaaattaagttaaattctaaaatcaggtaattaaataattaaatataatcctaacgaaatataatatatgagttaaaattaatatgaagttgcgattttttttattaaatttaatttaactacaTTATAATTACCATATGCTTTATACGTTCAATgcaattaaattactaaataaaggaattacaattaaatatactaaaatgcataaattcaattatcataaaatataaaatattatacaagaCTCACTTCTTATgattaaagtatatataattaataaagaagaagtATTATAGCTCCAACACTAACATTGAACATCGATTCTAATCATAAACAGAATAGATTTCAGTCAGTATTGTCtaatgaaacaaaatttgattatggttaaaatcacaaaaaaactTAGAATCgatttcaaacttttttaagACGTGTGAAATTGATTTCATCCCAATCTCAAGTACTTGAAAATCGATTCCATCAACATTTCAAATACACTAAAATGGGTTCTTCTTCTTATAACATAAGGAATAATCAATTTCACTTTCctccaaaatatattaattatatctcTTACCACAGATGAAACTCCTCTAAAACTCACCATGCATCCAACGAATAAaggttatttttttctttcatagaATTGTGTACAATATTTCTGTGTGAGGAAAAATATTCAAGTAAAATAGCTACAAATCTTTTAAGGTTACGAAGAAAAGTTTACAGTCATAGGCTTACGAAAAAAACTCATAAGTTTCATAGTGCAATATATCAAATAATGATTAAGACACCTTGAAGGATAAATTTCTAAACTTACTCAAAGGACAATAATAATtggaaatagaaaaattataccAAATTTTAAAGGAATGTCATTACAAAAAAGTCTAAAGACTTTATTAGAAACATGTCCAAATCTAGACAGTCAAACACAAGCATTTTCTTACCATAATCGATGTTctg harbors:
- the LOC108338201 gene encoding uncharacterized protein LOC108338201 is translated as MNSNKREEEDDLFLPHPSDLSPPPPPLTDPSSSSFSLLFPSSPSSSHSSPSPPSKPLFISPDPHISSQFYTFTPSSHALMLRSLLLRRLPSPSDIRGATPRNVLASWRTVWKDRNEDTAYLTAWKRIQDKLTTHHDPSTNSHFLCFKTNPHQFVPHVEQWQQIVMSHHADTDLNHLNLKDTLERIKQHWTVGAKFYGIPESFIRVCVAACPACCAAEGSAEPSASRGKRRRFEYTESFDVPAREVPSRLQQLAAKHKVVLCIRQKYIRYKPFMAEVKDYACHRAGEPAAKKSKVLKREPYASKRCGCGFRIRAIVPIANYNEKDKSFVYQEEGVAVFKLYAVHSGHEPGPLDGNARIMHRVVGHKGGGYLMDQENVYGVSEEMDGEGGFGLLGKEDGGDLQFSVLQQVQELRNEVGMLEGKVAKMPRDLLGSISRELYEVLNKVRSIGEVGLKPAELITDKVDDVLVGDNDLANWSNHHERIYGDGKDTELIEDDEDSFGRTLGEVVSWGDQMRTECRSEKDLMSDSCKPEKWLKCSDFDEKSILDCEEDSKLSKPIRMIRHDEGIVSDVVGLGCIQVDSFYQDNSKWGETTQYSICSSASLFISSWHMP